In Melanotaenia boesemani isolate fMelBoe1 chromosome 5, fMelBoe1.pri, whole genome shotgun sequence, the DNA window aattattatttgtgtttgcAGTCGTGAATTCAAAGCCAGATCTGTTTAGTGCATGTCCGCTGATTTAGTTAGCTTTATATCGGGGCTACGGTTCTTCGAGGGCCAcagtgctgcaggttttcagggtgtccctgctccaacacacatgaGACTCCAATTATTGAGCAAGgatacactgaaaacctgcaggactgcggacCTCGTATGACCTAATTAAGTAGCCCTGGATTATATTCTGACATAATTCAGCCTTGTGACAGCCTTCTGTATTAAACACTACTGTGTCTCTGCACAGGTGTTTCTTCAGACACGATTGTTGTGAAACAGACTCCTGATGTTTCGGTCTCGGAAGGGGAGACAATAAACATCACCTGCTGCTGGATAGAGAACATTGAACGAACGAGAGTGTTCTGGctgaaaaaccaaacatttatcAAGAATGAAACTATCATTAAACCTCAAGAATCTCTGAATCAGCAGGCAGAAAACTGTTCAACTCTGACCTTTCCAAATATCACTAGAAAGGATTCAGGCAGATACATCTGCAGGGTATTTATAGAGATACCAGTTTTTAAAGAAGTTGAAGGAAATGGTACGATCATCACAGTTACatccagagaaaacaaacatgctAACATAGATCACCGTGAAGATGACGGTAGGTAACCAAACACCAGTAACctgaaatatatgcagtttcaGTTTAGTGAAAATGACTGATTTAAACATAttcagcatatatatatatatatatatatatgtgtgtgtaacttgtcattaaattatttttttaaacttatgtttttttttagggttTAAGCCCCCTATCTCCGTCATAATCTCCCTGGGTGTTGTGGTGCCGTTGTTCCTCATTGCTCTCCTCTGTTTCTGCTCTCTGCGAAGGAAtcaaggtaaaataaaaaaatttattattataattatgaaTAACTAACTCTGGCAATTAAAACCTCAGACAATTACAAAGGATCCAGATTGTCTCTCTCACTCTTGTTCTTATTTTTCAATTGGATAATTTTTGCATGATAAGATTTCATaatattttgctttcatttaattcacaataatgttttgtttgcattgaaaaaacaaaaagaacccAAAAGaatgtgcttttaaaagtgtatttattagcttcatcatttctctgtgAACACTATCAGTCCAACAAATCTCTAAATCAACCACGAACAATGATGATTCAGTCACCAGAGTTTCTCAGATACTTGCGTCAGTTTCCtctttacaaacaaaacaaaatgtattttaatgtagaCAAAAGTTTACACTTTGACAGAATATAACTTCATCATATTGAACACTCCTGATGAGAAACAGACAGTAGcaaagatttatttgcatatatatatatatatatatatatatatatatatatatatatatatgtatatatatatata includes these proteins:
- the LOC121640387 gene encoding uncharacterized protein LOC121640387 → MNHCGKMKLLLSSLLLCSFWTPSSWSVSSDTIVVKQTPDVSVSEGETINITCCWIENIERTRVFWLKNQTFIKNETIIKPQESLNQQAENCSTLTFPNITRKDSGRYICRVFIEIPVFKEVEGNGTIITVTSRENKHANIDHREDDGFKPPISVIISLGVVVPLFLIALLCFCSLRRNQAQAARVIYEVPHINSEEIEMDKHSTSSSRSSSQWCQVPVYESFDYFERVETKGSG